A genome region from Fusarium musae strain F31 chromosome 5, whole genome shotgun sequence includes the following:
- a CDS encoding hypothetical protein (EggNog:ENOG41): protein MKVTSFVTAAAAFSTAQAYATTSSCKCFPGDACWPSDNQWKSLNTTVNGRLIKTVPLGSPCHDPTYDAAQCKYLQDQWQHPGIHMNSSSSVMAPWFANQSCDPFQPESRACELGNYVRYAVEAQTNADVVNTINFARNNNIRFVIRNTGHDYIGRSTGAGALSVWTHRLKDIKFKDYNANGYKGKAVTLGAGVQGFDILKAGNDAGYVVIGGECPTVGVTGGYTQGGGHSALSTSFGLSAQNTLEFEVVTADSGVVTASPTKNSDLFWALNGGGGGNWGVVLSMTVKAFPDAKVGAATLAFFNTNNDQATFYKAIETFHSKLPAMVDAGSMVVYYFTNTFFQIAPLTAFGKSQDEVQTLLAPFVDSLDGLGVNYTVKYSQSANYYNHYDTYFGPLPIGNIQVGIAQYGGRLIPRDTIVNNNEDLTQAAISIVEQGVTWIGVGTNVAPFSNPQKQSLLPAWNKALVHATLTTPWNFTAPWSEMLDLQNLMTDTIMPEIEAVTPGSGAYMNEADFRQPNFQSEFFGANYNKLLSVKAKWDKQGFFYARNAVGSEQWTVSDNGRMCRPKY, encoded by the exons ATGAAAGTGACAAGCTTCGTTACAGCCGCTGCGGCGTTCTCCACTGCCCAGGCGTATGCCACTACCTCTAGCTGTAAATGCTTTCCTGGTGATGCTTGCTGGCCTTCGGATAACCAATGGAAGAGTCTCAACACGACTGTCAATGGTCGTTTGATCAAGACTGTTCCTTTGGGGTCGCCTTGTCACGATCCTACGTACGATGCTGCTCAGTGCAAGTACCTTCAGGACCAATGGCAACATCCTGGTATCCA CATGAACTCCTCGTCGTCGGTCATGGCGCCTTGGTTCGCTAACCAGAGCTGCGATCCCTTCCAACCTGAGTCTCGTGCCTGTGAACTAGGAAACTATGTTCGCTATGCCGTTGAGGCCCAGACCAATGCTGATGttgtcaacaccatcaactttGCTCGCAACAACAATATCCGCTTCGTCATTCGCAACACCGGTCACGACTATATTGGAAGATCCACTGGTGCCGGCGCCCTCTCTGTCTGGACCCATCGTCTTAAGGacatcaagttcaaggattACAACGCCAACGGATACAAGGGCAAGGCTGTTACtcttggtgctggtgtcCAAGGCTTTGACATCCTCAAGGCTGGAAACGATGCTGGATATGTTGTCATCGGCGGTGAGTGCCCTACCGTTGGTGTCACTGGTGGCTATACCCAAGGCGGTGGCCACTCCGCTCTCAGCACAAGCTTTGGTCTATCTGCGCAGAACACTCTTGAGTTTGAAGTCGTCACAGCAGACTCTGGTGTTGTCACTGCTTCTCCCACCAAGAACTCTGATCTCTTCTGGGCTCTGAACGGTGGTGGAGGCGGTAACTGGGGTGTTGTTCTGTCCATGACCGTTAAGGCCTTCCCCGATGCCAAGGTTGGCGCTGCTaccctcgccttcttcaacaccaacaacgatCAGGCTACCTTCTACAAGGCTATTGAGACTTTCCACTCCAAGCTCCCTGCCATGGTTGATGCTGGATCTATGGTGGTCTACTACTTCACCAACACTTTCTTCCAGATTGCTCCTTTGACCGCCTTTGGCAAGTCTCAAGATGAGGTTCAGACTCTTCTCGCACCTTTTGTCGACTCGCTTGATGGCCTGGGCGTAAACTACACCGTCAAGTACAGCCAGTCAGCAAACTACTACAACCACTACGACACCTACTTCGGCCCTCTCCCCATTGGCAACATCCAAGTCGGCATCGCCCAGTACGGTGGCCGCTTGATCCCCCGCGACACCATCGTCAACAACAACGAGGACCTCACCCAAGCTGCCATTAGCATCGTCGAGCAAGGCGTGACATGGATCGGTGTCGGCACCAACGTCGCACCCTTCAGCAACCCCCAGAAGCAGTCCCTCCTGCCAGCCTGGAACAAGGCCCTGGTGCACGCCACCCTCACAACACCATGGAACTTCACTGCTCCCTGGTCAGAGATGTTGGATCTTCAGAACCTCATGACTGATACAATCATGCCCGAGATTGAAGCTGTCACGCCCGGCAGTGGCGCGTACATGAACGAGGCGGACTTCCGCCAGCCCAACTTCCAGTCGGAGTTCTTTGGAGCCAATTACAACAAGTTATTGTCTGTGAAGGCTAAGTGGGATAAACAGGGATTCTTCTATGCCAGGAATGCAGTTGGCAGCGAGCAATGGACCGTTAGTGATAACGGCCGAATGTGTCGGCCAAAGTATTAA
- a CDS encoding hypothetical protein (EggNog:ENOG41): MQTFNILFITLATTVAGVVSSSCTPFPASMTPFSYGFKEPKPPAIKPEYQAHFVQHKWNGELSHITAGFIQNSPSKGFVRADEAFDGVLASSTFDYSNVTKSGLVDNTLTTYDPKKSKPSVWRGYVNSNYPILNKTVLIDNGAVFEGFVKRDFTPSPVAAWSIMYQNAVPVTVFVNECGVIVGYDYFAPELRTRVIMEFFNIQAK; the protein is encoded by the exons ATGCAGACCTTCAAcattcttttcatcactCTTGCTACTACAGTAGCTGGAGTAGTTTCATCCAGCTGCACCCCCTTCCCTGCCTCAATGACCCCGTTCTCTTATGGCTTCAAGGAGCCCAAGCCGCCTGCCATCAAGCCAGAGTACCAAGCTCACTTCGTACAGCACAAGTG GAATGGTGAACTGTCACATATCACAGCTGGCTTCATCCAGAACTCCCCATCCAAGGGCTTTGTACGCGCCGATGAAGCGTTTGATGGTGTTCTCGCATCTTCAACCTTTGACTACTCCAATGTCACTAAGTCGGGCTTGGTTGACAACACCCTGACTACCTATGATCCTAAGAAGTCTAAGCCAAGTGTTTGGAGAGGATATGTGAACTCAAACTATCCCATTCTCAATAAGACGGTCTTGATTGACAATGGAGCTGTCTTTGAGGGATTTGTCAAGAGGGATTTCACTCCCAGTCCTGTTGCAGCA TGGAGCATCATGTACCAAAACGCAGTTCCTGTTACAGTCTTTGTCAACGAGTGTGGAGTTATTGTTGGTTACGATTACTTTGCGCCAGAGCTTCGTACCCGGGTCATCATGGAGTTCTTCAACATTCAGGCCAAATAG
- a CDS encoding hypothetical protein (EggNog:ENOG41), with product MEDLMATMGDLVTRRIALRTELAEVEENIAIQVAAVREEGARQAAIREAAIREAAGGDEVFANADTVDPTPASRDDADNEGNNNNENDNNDIDDNLQIAFDFEGGFDGMMVPIFSEGPGSPETTSSSGAEIITSTPPQPSKLSLRDTISITSWQGRPIDSRFKPDQWLSEKPSESFSRDFLWRIGRARLHNNLRPEIFVLMLAHPNAAGCPANEACHHWELRWDDRPRREPGTIELELICLDKRDRGDYISPPDKEFHMLDQHHPNPIKCNPCFLFNGLKPDFSSLDGTNLDVVLFRLLEPNDGDIDEPVEGRDEFEGNNLHHPFEKIGWDEVHKYMDRWGRHLATLLRE from the coding sequence ATGGAAGACTTGATGGCTACCATGGGTGACTTGGTTACTCGACGGATCGCCTTGCGAACCGAGTTGGCAGAAGTCGAGGAGAATATCGCGATTCAGGTGGCAGCTGTACGCGAGGAAGGTGCTCGTCAGGCAGCTATTCGTGAGGCAGCTATTCGTGAGGCAGCTGGAGGGGATGAGGTCTTCGCGAATGCTGATACAGTCGATCCGACCCCTGCTTCTAGAGATGACGCCGATAACGAAGGCAACAATAACAACGAAAACGACAATAACGATATCGACGATAACCTCCAAATTGCATTCGACTTCGAGGGCGGGTTTGATGGGATGATGGTGCCGATCTTTTCTGAGGGACCAGGCTCTCCAGAGACTACATCCTCGTCAGGCGCAGAGATTATCACCTCGACACCGCCCCAACCTTCCAAGCTGTCACTTCGTGACACCATATCTATTACATCTTGGCAAGGCCGGCCCATTGACTCCCGATTCAAGCCTGACCAGTGGCTGTCTGAGAAGCCCAGCGAGTCCTTCTCAAGAGACTTCCTCTGGAGGATTGGTAGAGCCCGCCTACACAACAACCTGCGTCCCGAGATTTTTGTCCTCATGCTCGCCCATCCCAACGCTGCGGGATGTCCTGCTAATGAAGCTTGCCACCACTGGGAGTTGCGCTGGGATGATAGACCCCGAAGAGAGCCTGGAACCATTGAGCTGGAGCTAATCTGCCTTGATAAGCGTGATCGCGGAGATTATATTTCTCCCCCCGATAAGGAGTTCCATATGCTTGATCAGCATCATCCTAACCCCATCAAATGCAATCCATGCTTCTTGTTCAATGGTTTGAAGCCTGACTTCAGCAGTCTGGATGGGACTAATCTTGATGTGGTTTTGTTTCGACTGCTTGAGCCTAATGACGGCGATATTGATGAACCCGTTGAGGGGCGGGATGAATTCGAAGGCAATAATCTTCATCACCCGTTTGAGAAGATTGGGTGGGATGAAGTCCATAAGTACATGGATCGCTGGGGTCGTCACCTCGCAACTTTGTTGCGTGAGTGA
- a CDS encoding hypothetical protein (EggNog:ENOG41), whose amino-acid sequence MTIITRIRTSKPRRAILVTGGAGFIGSHLVEALLAEGGWRVVVVDNFDEFYDPEIKRANLAPHLLNPNLRVYEADIEDLEALQTIFADNCFSAIVHLAARAGVLPSLSQPNKYFDTNVNGTLNLLQCAREFGVKQFLFGSSSSVYGLGAKAPFNENYKSTQPISPYAASKSAGELLCHTYAHLYDIRCICLRFFTVYGPRQRPDLAIHKFTRLIHQGKPIPLFGDGSSRRDYTYVDDIIDGIFAALKYDGSDYEVFNLGESQTIQLKDLIGALEDTLGRKARIDRKGEQAGDMPITYADISKAGAMLGYKPKTQVQQGIVKFVAWYLSQCGP is encoded by the coding sequence ATGACGATTATCACAAGGATACGCACCTCCAAGCCCAGACGAGCTATTCTCGTCACCGGTGGGGCCGGCTTTATTGGCTCCCATCTTGTCGAGGCTCTTCTTGCTGAGGGCGGTTGGAGAGTCGTCGTCGTTGACAACTTTGATGAGTTTTACGACCCAGAGATCAAGCGCGCCAACCTTGCACCTCATCTTCTGAACCCGAATCTGAGGGTTTACGAAGCCGATattgaggatctcgaggCACTTCAGACCATTTTCGCTGACAATTGCTTTTCCGCTATTGTTCATCTGGCAGCCCGCGCTGGTGTTCTTCCATCATTGAGCCAGCCCAACAAGTACTTCGACACAAATGTCAATGGCACTCTGAACCTGCTCCAGTGCGCCAGAGAGTTTGGCGTCAAGCAATTCCTCTTTGGATCGTCGTCGAGTGTATACGGCCTTGGTGCCAAGGCTCCATTCAACGAGAACTACAAGAGCACACAGCCCATCTCTCCCTATGCAGCATCCAAGTCGGCGGGTGAACTGCTTTGCCATACATACGCTCATCTTTATGACATTCGCTGCATCTGCCTCCGTTTCTTCACCGTCTACGGTCCTCGCCAGCGCCCAGATCTCGCCATCCACAAGTTCACAAGGCTCATCCACCAGGGCAAGCCTATTCCTCTCTTCGGAGATGGGTCTTCCCGTCGAGACTACACTTATGTCGACGATATCATTGATGGTATCTTTGCTGCCCTCAAATATGACGGGTCTGACTACGAGGTCTTCAACCTTGGAGAGTCGCAGACTATTCAGTTGAAGGATCTTATCGGTGCTCTTGAGGACACATTGGGTCGCAAGGCGCGCATTGATAGAAAGGGAGAGCAAGCCGGCGATATGCCCATCACCTACGCCGATATTTCCAAGGCGGGTGCCATGCTCGGTTACAAGCCGAAGACGCAGGTTCAACAGGGCATTGTCAAGTTTGTCGCTTGGTATCTCAGCCAATGTGGTCCCTGA
- a CDS encoding hypothetical protein (EggNog:ENOG41), with protein MDRSRSTSPTLFREGAATPDIESAATSVPPSQIDLSAGIDNEKHQDKRNFESDIGAWLCVFASMLFLISSYGFMNSLGTIQSHLTLNELNNYSVSQVGWISGTYLFLSLIFNFQIGSILDRYGPQILGPIAAAFSTVTFLLLAQCTQYWHFILCLGLFGSIGSGIGAVTAIGVIGKLFTRRRGLAMGIAVMGTSLGGIIYPMMLRATFGKLGWAWSMRLVALVIACITSLGVLCYLPFRRLTEGQQTVQKPQSFSLDLSAFKSLSFVVTALGICMVEFVNYGISGLLPTIARGAGFSTEDGYTLLSILGACSCLGRFSIGFVGDKVGPFNAMITTMLVILVFISSIFIPFSTTSAPLMYTFTALWGYCSGSFYVLSPLCTGKTCEPQDYARYFGSTNMCVAVALLLANPLSGILLEKLGAQLLGCFYLAIIVLAAIFFITGRSLLLGKWLVLRRRL; from the exons ATGGATCGATCAAGGTCAACTTCACCTACTCTATTCCGCGAGGGCGCGGCAACGCCAGACATCGAAAGCGCAGCGACTTCGGTACCTCCAAGCCAGATAGACCTTTCCGCTGGCATAGACAACGagaaacaccaagacaaAAGAAATTTCGAGTCAGACATCGGTGCCTGGCTCTGTGTCTTTGCATCTATGTTATTCCTGATATCTTCTTATG GATTTATGAACTCCCTCGGCACAATCCAGTCCCATCTCACCCTCAACGAGTTGAACAACTATAGTGTCAGCCAAGTCGGATGGATATCAGGAACTTACCTTTTTCtctccctcatcttcaactttcAGATCGGCTCTATCCTAGATCGCTATGGTCCTCAGATCCTCGGCCCGATCGCCGCTGCATTCTCCACCGTTACATTCCTCCTTCTAGCTCAGTGTACGCAATATTGGCATTTCATCCTCTGTCTCGGTCTTTTTGGCAGCATCGGGAGCGGTATCGGTGCCGTCACAGCTATCGGCGTCATCGGCAAGCTTTTTACTCGCCGCCGCGGTCTTGCCATGGGTATTGCTGTTATGGGTACTTCGCTTGGTGGTATTATTTATCCCATGATGCTACGTGCTACTTTTGGCAAGCTTGGCTGGGCTTGGTCCATGAGGCTTGTTGCTCTCGTCATTGCGTGCATCACGTCACTTGGCGTGTTATGCTATCTTCCATTCCGTCGCCTCACAGAAGGCCAACAAACGGTTCAAAAGCCCCAAAGCTTCAGCTTAGATTTGTCAGCTTTCAAGTCTTTGAGCTTTGTCGTCACTGCCCTCGGTATCTGCATGGTTGAGTTTGTCAACTATGGAATCAGTGGCCTGTTACCGACTATCGCAAGAGGAGCAGGCTTTTCTACCGAGGACGGATATACTCTTCTGTCTATCTTGGGTGCATGCTCTTGCTTGGGTCGTTTCTCGATTGGTTTCGTGGGAGACAAGGTTGGGCCGTTCAATGCTATGATCACCACGATGCTAGTCATTCTGGTGTTCATCTCGTCCATCTTTATCCCATTCAGCACCACCTCAGCTCCTCTCATGTATACCTTTACTGCACTTTGGGGTTATTGCTCTGGATCTTTCTACGTACTGTCTCCAT TATGTACGGGAAAGACTTGTGAGCCACAAGATTATGCCCGGTACTTCG GCTCAACAAACATGTGTGTGGCTGTTGCGCTCCTCCTTGCAAACCCACTGAGTGGAATCTTGCTGGAAAAGCTTGGCGCTCAGCTCCTGGGTTGCTTCTACCTCGCTATCATCGTACTAGCTGCCATATTCTTTATCACAGGACGATCTCTGTTACTCGGGAAATGGCTCGTCCTCCGCAGAAGGTTGTAG
- a CDS encoding hypothetical protein (EggNog:ENOG41), translated as MLYPNPKPSRAPLSVVLSTPIIYKVIPVSLALALSFYALSWWSKLEITPADWQQGNVNTTEPEAPVDQDRRFAFIIPSSNPSPNLCKTIFSSLALGYPSPVIINWGVDYRDISHWRLGKHLPKITGLVNYLDSVMHPNATAEEKLEEDDIVLTVDSYDVWFQLPAQVLLSRYHEINRRANERLRKQWTRKDVPIPMKQTIIAASQKSCYPSNSERYGVDLRCDLWPESPLRPDLYGPETEKNTTFSRNNRPRWINGGMYIGPAGDMRRMFRRAKQKIEAMVGEGFPLRSDQGMIGELLGAQEVWRELQRHNHVNVDVEDFVGENYEFHVGLDYAQEISAQTFATEISPENDLFDADFVVLSDQESIEMSSEVRGISPVRLKGIPDDLKSVRSPLVEDGKTVDWSAMPLYTDFFLTTVPAMLHHNKFKEKRETWWDRPWYHQKLRSLVKSALLPREGNEPLTTVQLEGSKVRYWAASAEEADRYPRMGTLNSNLTVYDRFPSMEINETCQYGSRKPRGSKATWEEEVFRDGGGEFNGL; from the coding sequence ATGCTCTACCCCAACCCGAAGCCCAGTAGGGCACCTCTGTCGGTAGTCTTGAGCACACCCATAATTTACAAAGTCATTCCTGTCTCTCTGGCATTAGCTCTATCTTTCTATGCTTTATCCTGGTGGTCGAAACTGGAGATAACGCCAGCAGACTGGCAACAGGGCAATGTCAACACAACGGAACCAGAGGCCCCTGTTGACCAGGACCGTCGGTTTGCCTTCATTATCCCCTCCTCGAACCCAAGTCCGAATCTATGCAAGACAATCTTCAGCTCGCTGGCCTTAGGCTACCCAAGCCCAGTTATCATCAATTGGGGAGTCGACTATAGGGACATCTCACATTGGAGGCTTGGCAAGCATCTTCCCAAGATCACCGGCTTGGTGAACTACCTTGACTCAGTCATGCACCCTAATGCTACCGCAGAAGAGAAGCTAGAGGAAGACGATATCGTTCTCACGGTTGACTCCTATGATGTCTGGTTCCAGCTCCCTGCTCAAGTTCTTCTCAGTCGATACCATGAGATCAACAGAAGAGCCAACGAGAGACTGCGTAAACAATGGACGCGAAAGGATGTGCCCATACCGATGAAGCAGACAATCATCGCGGCATCGCAAAAGAGTTGCTATCCTTCTAATTCTGAACGATACGGTGTGGATTTGAGATGTGATCTTTGGCCTGAGTCTCCTTTGAGACCAGACCTCTATGGACCGGAGACTGAAAAGAACACTACCTTCTCTCGCAACAACAGACCTCGATGGATCAATGGCGGCATGTACATCGGCCCAGCAGGCGATATGAGAAGGATGTTTCGCCGCGCCAAGCAAAAGATCGAAGCAATGGTTGGCGAAGGTTTCCCTTTAAGGAGCGATCAGGGTATGATTGGCGAACTCCTCGGTGCGCAGGAAGTCTGGCGCGAGTTGCAAAGACACAACCACGTCAATGTTGATGTGGAGGACTTCGTGGGGGAGAATTACGAATTTCACGTTGGACTTGATTACGCTCAGGAGATATCAGCACAGACTTTCGCAACTGAGATCAGCCCAGAGAATGACCTCTTTGACGCTGACTTTGTCGTTTTGAGCGACCAAGAGTCCATCGAAATGAGCTCTGAGGTTCGCGGTATATCACCAGTACGGTTGAAGGGTATCCCAGATGATCTCAAGTCTGTTCGAAGCCCACTGGTCGAAGACGGCAAGACCGTTGACTGGAGTGCCATGCCTCTGTATACCGATTTCTTCCTCACAACAGTGCCAGCTATGCTGCATCACAACAAATTCAAGGAAAAGCGTGAGACATGGTGGGATAGACCGTGGTACCACCAGAAGCTGCGTAGTCTTGTCAAATCCGCTCTGCTACCCAGAGAAGGAAATGAGCCTCTAACTACTGTTCAACTTGAGGGCAGCAAGGTCAGATACTGGGCAGCTTCAGCAGAGGAGGCTGACAGATATCCTCGCATGGGTACGCTCAATTCCAACTTGACGGTCTATGATAGGTTTCCAAGCATGGAGATCAACGAGACATGTCAGTATGGAAGCCGGAAGCCGCGGGGATCTAAAGCGACATGGGAGGAGGAAGTTTTCcgtgatggtggtggagaGTTCAATGGACTTTGA
- a CDS encoding hypothetical protein (EggNog:ENOG41), translating into MASITIVFDVVVMMLPFPTLLKLQMPNRKKVVLLGLFAMGIFISIIQIVRIQTIKSLSNLLDSAGLIKWSMVENNLGIIVACIPTLAPLVRYFSEQSRVGSRSRSKSQNNSGYALQSTYRKNLSRRSGLQPLGSGVDKQIGDSAEDILAKEDGIMRKTEIVISSAQGPADRGELTPGHYHGR; encoded by the exons ATGGCCTCGATCACCATCGTATTTGACGTTGTCGT CATGATGCTCCCTTTCCCGACATTACTCAAGCTCCAGATGCCGAACCGCAAGAAAGTCGTCCTCCTAGGTCTTTTCGCGATGGgaatcttcatctccatcatccaaATCGTCCGCATCCAGACCATAAAATCCCTCTCCAACCTCCTCGACTCAGCGGGTCTCATCAAATGGTCAATGGTCGAGAACAATCTCGGAATAATCGTCGCTTGCATCCCGACACTCGCCCCTCTTGTTCGCTACTTCAGCGAGCAGTCCCGCGTGGGGAGTCGCAGCCGCAGCAAGTCGCAGAACAATTCCGGTTACGCGTTACAGTCGACTTACCGCAAGAACCTTTCCCGAAGAAGCGGACTGCAACCTTTGGGTAGTGGGGTTGATAAGCAGATTGGTGATAGTGCAGAGGACATTTTGGCCAAGGAGGATGGAATCATGCGCAAGACGGAAATTGTGATTAGTTCAGCTCAGGGACCGGCGGATAGGGGAGAACTCACTCCGGGACACTATCATGGGAGGTAG
- a CDS encoding hypothetical protein (MEROPS:MER0001056~EggNog:ENOG41), with protein sequence MGILPRSSSGYGTNSLCTTPACIEIADDILGSMATNHAKIDPCTDFDELVCGNWAERNPVPAGAMSVDVLGAVQSHVYDLVRRVLEGPYPSGPSAGWITVNLTKEETKADKENFVKMQEAYQVCMNTTAHEEEGLSQLRQVAKTIAMTLPASGNGKKGAVYDHSKGIGQLITLFESLGIETTQRFIQIAEPLNPDKMALGIQPPTDSGLPSTPEDMFEFIKIASDLIYSVHPANLTRGEAQTLMESVVALQLSLQPAAAPETNATEEAGQEQDTEETPDVTPFVSITDIQELAPQLNFKYVVDQLAPEGFDDSKIIFESAALHHNISQKFSQTPPVVIQTYFLWKAIAAMSIYVDSPQTDAYNTWKMKQQGRDPGSPSPRWQRCASLLDKGVDWVANDNIASQVVGPTGLTWILARFFADKHFTPDAKKFTSQIIDNLEEAFIGRIGTRAWATDKVKKTAVDKVRAMASKIGLPTSPHVTDAKVVNKFYSDIEITSSLLLNSLSFAKSRVAKNWASLAKPVDRQKFPSSTLTTNAFHQPSGNTMVILAGIQQSPIYDVGYPAYITYGGMGSIVGHEITHGFDDSGHQYDKTGNKSAWFDEKSTAGFKKSSDCFIKQYGNFTITGPDGEEERIDGELTLGENVADAGGILSSFAAWKKWEKDNGKAQDLPGLGNFTHEQLFFVKWGQNWCENIKPAQVIAGLTDEHSPNQARILLPLKNSADFQRAFKCPQKKPVCELW encoded by the exons ATGGGGATCTTACCTCGTAGCTCCTCTGGCTACGGTACCAACAGCCTCTGCACGACCCCAGCATGTATCGAGATTGCGGACGACATTCTAGGCAGCATGGCTACAAATCATGCAAAGATTGATCCATGCACCGACTTCGATGAAC TCGTCTGTGGTAACTGGGCAGAACGCAACCCAGTCCCAGCAGGCGCCATGTCTGTCGACGTCCTAGGGGCTGTCCAATCCCATGTTTACGATCTCGTCCGACGTGTTCTCGAAGGACCATACCCTTCCGGCCCTTCAGCCGGCTGGATAACAGTCAATCTcaccaaggaggagactAAGGCTGACAAAGAAAATTTTGTTAAGATGCAGGAAGCTTACCAAGTCTGCATGAATACAACTGcccatgaagaagagggtcTTAGCCAACTTCGACAAGTGGCCAAGACGATTGCAATGACTCTCCCTGCTTCCGGCAACGGAAAGAAAGGAGCTGTGTATGATCACTCAAAGGGAATTGGCCAACTCATCACTCTGTTCGAAAGCCTGGGCATCGAAACGACGCAGAGGTTCATACAAATCGCAGAGCCTCTGAACCCTGACAAGATGGCACTTGGCATCCAGCCACCCACAGATTCTGGTCTTCCATCTACTCCCGAGGATATGTTTGAGTTCATTAAGATTGCAAGCGACCTCATTTACTCTGTTCATCCTGCCAACTTGACCAGAGGCGAGGCTCAAACTTTGATGGAGTCCGTTGTCGCCCTTCAGCTCTCACTCCAACCGGCGGCCGCCCCAGAGACGAATGCGACAGAGGAGGCGGGCCAGGAACAAGATACAGAAGAGACTCCTGATGTAACTCCATTCGTGTCTATTACTGATATCCAAGAACTCGCTCCGCAGCTGAACTTCAAGTACGTCGTTGATCAATTAGCGCCCGAAGGATTCGACGACTCCAAGATCATATTCGAATCCGCAGCACTACATCACAACATCTCGCAGAAGTTCTCCCAGACACCGCCCGTGGTCATCCAAACTTACTTCCTTTGGAAAGCCATCGCTGCGATGTCTATCTATGTCGACTCTCCACAGACCGATGCCTACAATAcatggaagatgaagcagCAAGGCAGAGATCCCGGTAGTCCTTCACCTCGCTGGCAGCGATGCGCAAGTCTTCTCGACAAGGGCGTTGACTGGGTTGCTAACGACAACATCGCTTCTCAGGTCGTCGGTCCTACCGGTCTAACTTGGATTCTCGCCCGATTCTTCGCAGATAAGCACTTTACACCGGATGCTAAGAAGTTTACATCTCAGATTATTGATAATCTTGAGGAGGCTTTTATTGGACGCATTGGAACCAGAGCTTGGGCTACTGATaaggtcaagaagactgcTGTTGACAAAGTTCGCGCCATGGCGAGCAAGATCGGTTTACCAACTTCCCCTCACGTCACTGACGCAAAGGTTGTGAACAAATTTTATTCCGATATCGAGATTACATCTTCTTTGCTCCTCAACAGTCTTTCTTTTGCTAAGTCTCGGGTTGCAAAGAACTGGGCATCCCTTGCCAAGCCTGTTGATCGACAGAAGTTTCCGTCTAGTACTCTGACCACCAATGCCTTCCATCAGCCCTCAGGAAACACCATGGTGATCCTAGCGGGTATCCAGCAATCTCCAATTTACGACGTTGGCTATCCCGCATACATTACCTATGGCGGTATGGGAAGTATTGTTGGGCATGAAATCACCCATGGCTTCGACGACAGTGGCCATCAGTATGACAAGACTGGTAATAAGAGCGCGTGGTTCGATGAGAAGTCCACAGCTGGATTTAAGAAGTCCAGTGACTGCTTTATCAAGCAATACGgcaacttcaccatcaccGGTCCCgacggagaagaggagaggattgACGGAGAGCTTACATTGGGTGAGAACGTTGCAGACGCTGGTGGTATTCTCTCTAGCTTTGCAGCTTGGAAGAAATGGGAGAAGGATAACGGAAAAGCGCAAGATCTGCCTGGACTTGGTAACTTCACGCATGAGCAGCTGTTCTTTGTCAAGTGGGGTCAGAATTGGTGTGAGAACATCAAACCTGCGCAGGTCATTGCTGGGTTGACGGATGAGCATAGCCCTAACCAGGCTAGGATCTTGTTGCCGTTGAAGAACTCTGCTGATTTCCAGCGGGCGTTCAAGTGCCCTCAGAAGAAGCCTGTTTGCGAGCTTTGGTAG